The proteins below are encoded in one region of Silene latifolia isolate original U9 population chromosome 2, ASM4854445v1, whole genome shotgun sequence:
- the LOC141632484 gene encoding MLP-like protein 43 → MAKMHKMEEKIELKCSAEKIFEMLRAKQPDIPELCSDKIPGIKVHQGDWLSVGSTRKWDLNMGENQPTYFIDRLDAVDEENMVITRSVIDGEMMRHYKSLKVHGQAIPKGNDNNSCVMVFSLEYEKIDEDAPEPNYLLDFGVGVLKDLSHHLSSA, encoded by the exons ATGGCTAAAATGCATAAAATGGAGGAGAAAATTGAGTTGAAATGTTCAGCTgagaaaatatttgaaatgctgAGAGCTAAACAACCCGATATCCCCGAGCTTTGCTCCGACAAAATTCCTGGTATTAAAGTACACCAAGGTGACTGGCTCAGTGTGGGTAGTACCCGCAAATGGGACTTGAACATGG GAGAGAATCAGCCAACATATTTTATAGATAGGCTCGACGCGGTTGATGAGGAGAATATGGTAATCACTCGCAGTGTGATTGATGGGGAGATGATGAGACATTACAAGTCATTGAAAGTCCATGGCCAAGCAATTCCGAAAGGGAATGACAACAATTCTTGCGTAATGGTATTTAGTTTGGAATATGAGAAGATCGATGAAGATGCACCTGAACCCAATTACCTCCTCGATTTTGGAGTTGGTGTTCTTAAGGACTTGAGTCATCACCTCTCTTCCGCTTAA
- the LOC141641922 gene encoding MLP-like protein 43 — translation MSKVYKFEEKIEMNCSAQKIFDMLKVEKHDVTEVLSHKVPNIQARQGDWCTLGSTRKWDFIIGEKSTYLIDRLEALDEKNLKLTRSVIEGEMMSYCKTVLMHAQVIPKGNDDKCCVLKFVMEYEKIDENAPEPKEFFNFGVGVFKELGNHLSSV, via the exons ATGTCTAAAGTCTACAAGTTTGAAGAGAAAATTGAGATGAACTGTTCAGCTCAAAAAATATTTGACATGCTAAAGGTCGAAAAACATGACGTGACCGAGGTTTTATCTCACAAAGTTCCTAATATTCAAGCACGTCAAGGCGACTGGTGCACTCTGGGTAGTACCCGTAAATGGGATTTTATCATAG GTGAAAAGTCAACCTACCTTATCGACAGGCTTGAGGCACTTGACGAGAAGAATTTAAAGTTGACTCGTAGTGTGATCGAAGGGGAAATGATGAGTTATTGTAAAACCGTACTTATGCATGCACAAGTAATTCCTAAGGGGAACGATGACAAGTGTTGTGTTTTGAAATTCGTTATGGAATATGAGAAGATCGATGAAAATGCACCCGAACCTAAGGAGTTTTTCAATTTTGGTGTTGGTGTGTTCAAAGAGTTGGGTAATCACCTCTCTTCCGTTTAA
- the LOC141644196 gene encoding MLP-like protein 31 has translation MAKMHKMDGKVELNCSAQKIFETLGAKLAQVPKLCPGVISQITVQQGDWHSVGSIHKWDLNMGGKSIYAVGRNDAIDEKTLKINRTIVEGELLKYYKSLKLHFQPIPKGNNGKSCVMIFGLEYEKMDEDAPDPTEFFNFVHDVFVKLGHQLSVVN, from the exons ATGGCTAAAATGCACAAGATGGACGGGAAAGTTGAGTTGAATTGCTCAGCTCAGAAAATATTTGAAACATTGGGAGCTAAACTAGCTCAAGTTCCTAAACTCTGCCCCGGCGTAATTTCTCAAATTACGGTACAACAAGGTGACTGGCACAGTGTGGGTAGTATTCACAAATGGGACTTGAACATGG GTGGTAAGTCAATATATGCTGTAGGGAGGAATGATGCGATTGATGAGAAGACTCTGAAAAtaaatcgcactattgttgaaggAGAGTTATTGAAGTATTACAAGTCGTTGAAACTTCATTTCCAACCAATTCCGAAAGGGAATAATGGCAAGTCTTGTGTTATGATATTTGGTTTGGAATATGAGAAGATGGATGAAGATGCACCCGACCCGACTGAGTTTTTCAACTTTGTACACGATGTTTTCGTGAAGTTGGGTCATCAACTCTCCGTGGTTAACTAA
- the LOC141641921 gene encoding MLP-like protein 43: MAKMHKIEEKIELNCSADKIFEMLRAKQPDIPELCSDKIPSIEVHQGDWVSVGSTRKWDLNMDRIDAIDEENKVITRSVIDGEMMSHYKSLTAHVQAIPKGNDNKSCFIIASFEYEKIHEDAPEPKEFLNFGLGVLKDLGHHLSSA, translated from the exons ATGGCTAAAATGCACAAAATTGAGGAGAAAATTGAGTTGAATTGTTCAGCTGACAAAATATTTGAAATGCTAAGGGCTAAACAACCCGATATTCCCGAGCTTTGCTCCGACAAAATTCCTAGTATCGAAGTTCACCAAGGCGACTGGGTCAGTGTGGGTAGTACCCGTAAATGGGACTTGAACATGG ATAGGATTGACGCAATTGATGAAGAGAATAAGGTAATCACTCGCAGTGTGATCGATGGGGAGATGATGAGCCACTACAAGTCACTGACAGCTCATGTCCAAGCAATTCCGAAAGGGAATGACAACAAGTCTTGCTTTATCATAGCTAGTTTCGAATATGAGAAGATCCATGAAGATGCACCCGAACCTAAAGAGTTCCTCAACTTTGGACTTGGTGTGCTTAAGGACTTGGGTCATCACCTCTCGTCCGCCTAA